In the Azospirillum humicireducens genome, CCGCCGTCGCCGCCCAGGAAGCGCCGCGGCTCGTCGATGATGCCCAGCCCCAGCAGGATCGCGTTCAGCGGCCCGTTGAAGGCCAGGATGATGTACCAGGAGAAGGTGCGCAGCAGCTCATTGATCCAGAAGGGCACGACCAGCATCAGGATCAGCAGCGGCAGCCGCCGCTTCGGCGCCACCTGCGCCAGATAGAAGGCGACCGGATAACAGACGGCCAGCGTGGTGGCGGTGACCAGCGCGCTGGCCCAGATCGTCTTCAGGAAGATCGTCAGATGGATCTGGTTGGTCCACAGGGTCAGATAGTTTTTGACCGTGAACACATCTTCCGGCCCGCCGAGCTTCGACGGCGGCAGCGACGGCCGGAAGGAGAAGCCGATCATCATCAACTGCGGCAGCACGACCAACAGCGCCAGCCATAGCGCCACCGCCAGCAGGATCACCCCGGTCAGAACCGGACCGTACCGGCGAAGAACTTCCGTCATTCGGGCGCTGCTCCAGCCTGTTGGACCGGTCCGACGCCTAACATGGGGATTCCCGCCGGCGCAAGCGCGGCTATATGACGATGACGTTCAGATGAGGAGCGGCCGATCGGCTGCCCGATCAGCCGAGATTGTGCTTGGACACCACCGCGGCGAAGTCGTCGCCGAAATGCTCGCCGACACGGATGACGGAGACGCCGTGCGGGATCTCCTTCAGCGACGGGTGATCGAGGTTCAGCGAGGTCAACAGCGCCATCGGCACATGATGGGTCACGCTCATGGCGCGCAGGCCGCGGATCAGGTCGAGGCCGGACAGCCCGTCCATCACCATCGACGCGATGACCATGTCCGGCGGCACGCGGACGGCAAGGCTGA is a window encoding:
- a CDS encoding ABC transporter permease, which gives rise to MTEVLRRYGPVLTGVILLAVALWLALLVVLPQLMMIGFSFRPSLPPSKLGGPEDVFTVKNYLTLWTNQIHLTIFLKTIWASALVTATTLAVCYPVAFYLAQVAPKRRLPLLILMLVVPFWINELLRTFSWYIILAFNGPLNAILLGLGIIDEPRRFLGGDGGVIVGMVYVYILFMVFPLYNAIESLDRNQIEAARDLGAGWLRIHRRIVLPHAKPGIAVGCIMTFMLAAGSYAVPALLGGPNSRWFTEIIYNWFFEGGNWNQGAAYAFILLVLCIGFILGAMRLFRVGLADIAK